One window from the genome of Trabulsiella odontotermitis encodes:
- a CDS encoding GspE/PulE family protein, which produces MSSDKEIMDFVFAEQHPSGGVTLLIDGNRRKDPGIQRWVMDVTRTWADAKTEFVTLSELNRRREVAERQGRGLNQGVSEADLSNRDVSVSQDKVISYMRLGNDFNASDIHMEISGDRKICIVQLRIHGELEVVDEVKDVEGMTLASTSYLSMCDVREQSFFAGREQSGRIDAKFARRAGLYGARYEHRPTPDGLIVVMRLIPDDGDNIPTLPQLGFLPEQIKLILQILRMPEGMTLLTGPTGSGKSATLRVFSDIWLKLTGGKKRLLTLENPPEGRIPGGIQTPVMPEDNSPEAISRAWSNGNASALRLDPDAILNGEIRDLYSLLAAIFASETGHLVLSTLHTQSPIGSLRRMEHFGIDRHLLADAALITGLIGQRLVPLLCEHCRVPWEVKVPELDEETRARLEKYCSVAGLCEPKNLFFRNYEGCEHCRKTVPLTGRIISRGVTGRTAIAEVVRTDARLMQLWLSHGPSVARKYWVNQGGITRRMHLLRYLAEGLVDPLEGDLICPLDEDDIMDCEVPDGK; this is translated from the coding sequence ATGTCTTCTGATAAAGAAATCATGGATTTTGTCTTTGCCGAGCAGCATCCGTCTGGAGGGGTTACGCTACTCATCGACGGCAACCGGCGAAAAGACCCTGGCATACAGCGCTGGGTTATGGATGTCACCCGGACATGGGCTGATGCAAAAACTGAGTTTGTTACACTCAGCGAACTGAACCGGCGGCGTGAAGTGGCAGAACGTCAGGGCCGTGGGCTTAACCAGGGTGTGAGCGAGGCGGATCTAAGTAACCGTGACGTCAGTGTGTCGCAGGATAAGGTCATCAGCTATATGAGGCTGGGTAACGACTTTAATGCCTCTGATATTCATATGGAAATAAGCGGTGATCGCAAGATTTGCATCGTTCAGTTGCGTATTCACGGCGAGCTGGAGGTGGTGGATGAAGTGAAAGATGTGGAGGGTATGACGCTGGCCTCCACATCTTATCTTTCCATGTGCGACGTGCGCGAGCAGTCATTCTTTGCCGGTCGTGAGCAGTCAGGGCGCATCGATGCAAAGTTCGCCCGCCGCGCCGGCCTCTATGGCGCCCGCTACGAACACCGTCCTACTCCGGATGGGCTGATAGTGGTCATGCGTCTGATCCCGGATGACGGGGACAATATACCGACGCTGCCGCAACTGGGTTTTTTGCCTGAGCAGATTAAGCTCATCCTGCAGATCCTGCGTATGCCGGAAGGCATGACGCTGCTGACCGGGCCTACTGGTTCAGGGAAGAGCGCCACGTTGCGCGTGTTCAGTGATATCTGGCTGAAACTGACCGGCGGTAAAAAGCGCCTGCTCACGCTGGAAAACCCGCCCGAGGGGCGTATTCCGGGTGGTATTCAGACCCCCGTTATGCCGGAAGACAATTCACCGGAGGCCATCAGCCGCGCCTGGAGTAACGGAAACGCCTCTGCACTTCGTCTCGATCCGGATGCCATCCTGAACGGTGAGATCCGTGACCTGTATTCCCTTCTCGCCGCCATTTTCGCCAGTGAAACCGGCCACCTGGTGCTGTCGACCCTGCACACCCAGAGCCCTATCGGCTCCCTGCGTCGTATGGAGCATTTCGGTATTGATCGCCACCTTCTGGCGGATGCTGCACTCATCACTGGCCTGATTGGCCAGCGTCTGGTGCCGCTGTTGTGTGAACACTGCCGGGTACCGTGGGAAGTCAAAGTCCCTGAGCTTGATGAAGAAACCCGCGCGCGTCTCGAAAAATATTGTTCTGTCGCGGGCTTGTGCGAACCGAAAAATCTCTTCTTCCGCAACTATGAGGGATGTGAACACTGCCGGAAAACGGTACCACTGACCGGACGCATTATCAGTCGTGGCGTTACAGGGCGAACAGCTATTGCCGAAGTTGTCCGGACAGATGCTCGCCTGATGCAACTTTGGCTTTCACATGGGCCTTCAGTTGCCAGAAAGTACTGGGTAAACCAGGGTGGGATTACTCGCCGCATGCATCTGTTGCGTTATCTGGCAGAGGGTCTTGTTGATCCGCTGGAAGGCGATCTCATCTGTCCGCTGGATGAGGATGACATCATGGATTGTGAGGTGCCTGATGGAAAGTGA
- the pilP gene encoding type IV pilus biogenesis protein PilP produces the protein MRRINPAGTGLLLSALFCGQAVATVTSDALPPNVTLGELEAAQARNLILEQKVQTARLEQQLRESQSGQSTDRNYLSTAAQPAMPLMAQPAPSQQTASAVGEKRTGGVRLQEIYGRGSQLRARIVLPDGGVTEVAKGDQLPGTSKRVTEVTSTIVRLSDNSELSF, from the coding sequence ATGCGCAGAATTAATCCCGCGGGAACGGGCCTGCTGCTGTCCGCTCTGTTCTGCGGGCAGGCAGTGGCAACCGTAACCAGTGATGCGCTTCCGCCGAACGTTACGCTTGGCGAACTTGAAGCAGCTCAGGCGCGCAACCTCATTCTGGAGCAGAAAGTGCAGACGGCGCGTCTGGAGCAGCAGCTGCGTGAAAGCCAGTCCGGACAGAGTACTGACAGGAATTATCTGTCTACTGCCGCCCAGCCTGCCATGCCGCTTATGGCGCAGCCAGCTCCTTCACAACAGACTGCCAGTGCAGTCGGTGAAAAGCGGACCGGTGGTGTGCGCCTTCAGGAGATTTACGGCCGTGGCTCGCAGTTGCGTGCACGCATTGTTCTGCCGGATGGCGGAGTCACAGAAGTAGCAAAAGGCGATCAGCTTCCCGGAACCTCAAAGCGGGTCACGGAGGTTACCTCCACGATCGTACGCCTCAGCGACAATTCTGAACTTTCATTTTGA